In Nostoc sp. GT001, a genomic segment contains:
- a CDS encoding recombinase family protein codes for MKIIAYSYTDPLLESSPDQADWGWEVDRIYEDLGKQKSSGRSQLQQLFTDCQTEPADYLLIRRLEELGDTVEEISDRLNQLEVMGIAVIATEQPYTSENYPLGADLLNLLHAIQRQQRSRRIRQGHARNRLEIAPPPGKVPYGYRRGKAKYTIDRSTSPVVKDFFEHFLLYGSLRGSVRYLAKKYGKKISVTTGRRWLTNPVYRGNTAYQNGEIISNTHIPIISKEEAAQVDRLLRRNSRLPSRTASAPRSLAGLVVCAECQSHLTVTRVTQRNQDKEYLYLRSTSCPQSPKCKAIPYQEVLEHTIERVCRDLPLAVAGMNFPQLDAFKNSLGQAIARQQEILAQLPALIETGILDDETAKLRAYKLRTEISALEAKLAILPPVNLRSVAQAVSIPQFWLDLSETERRFYFREFIRQIEIVCQNKELKLQVIFIF; via the coding sequence TTGAAAATAATTGCCTACTCTTACACCGATCCGCTATTAGAATCCTCTCCCGATCAAGCAGATTGGGGATGGGAGGTGGATCGGATTTATGAAGATTTAGGCAAGCAAAAATCCTCTGGGCGATCGCAATTACAACAATTATTTACTGATTGCCAAACTGAACCAGCAGATTATCTCCTGATTCGTCGGTTGGAAGAATTGGGGGATACTGTAGAGGAAATTAGCGATCGGCTCAATCAACTTGAAGTCATGGGAATCGCAGTAATCGCCACTGAACAACCCTACACTTCTGAAAATTACCCTCTGGGCGCTGACTTGCTGAATTTACTACACGCAATCCAACGTCAGCAACGTAGCCGCCGCATCCGCCAAGGACACGCCCGTAATCGTCTTGAGATTGCACCGCCACCCGGCAAAGTTCCCTACGGCTATCGCAGAGGTAAGGCAAAATATACCATTGATCGCAGTACATCACCAGTTGTCAAAGATTTTTTTGAACACTTTTTACTCTATGGTTCCCTGCGAGGTTCAGTCCGTTACTTGGCGAAAAAATACGGCAAGAAAATCTCTGTCACCACAGGAAGACGCTGGCTGACTAATCCAGTCTATCGCGGCAATACAGCTTACCAAAATGGTGAAATTATCTCCAATACCCATATTCCGATAATTTCTAAGGAAGAAGCAGCCCAAGTTGACCGACTTTTACGCCGTAACAGCCGTTTACCATCCCGAACTGCTAGCGCACCGCGTTCTCTGGCTGGGTTGGTTGTCTGTGCTGAGTGTCAGTCGCATCTGACAGTTACCCGTGTTACCCAACGCAACCAAGATAAGGAGTATCTTTATTTACGTTCCACTAGCTGTCCTCAAAGCCCCAAGTGTAAGGCGATTCCCTACCAAGAGGTGTTGGAACATACAATTGAAAGGGTTTGCCGTGATTTACCTCTGGCGGTAGCAGGAATGAATTTTCCCCAATTGGATGCATTCAAGAATAGTTTAGGACAAGCGATCGCTCGTCAGCAAGAAATACTTGCTCAGTTACCCGCTTTAATTGAAACTGGAATTTTAGATGATGAAACAGCAAAGTTAAGGGCTTACAAACTCCGCACAGAAATTTCTGCACTCGAAGCAAAGTTGGCAATTCTCCCGCCAGTTAACTTGCGTTCTGTTGCTCAAGCTGTTTCAATACCACAATTTTGGTTAGATTTGTCGGAAACAGAACGAAGATTTTACTTTCGAGAATTTATTAGACAAATTGAGATTGTTTGTCAGAATAAAGAATTAAAACTCCAAGTTATTTTTATTTTTTGA
- a CDS encoding glycosyltransferase family 39 protein: MQEGSFIWSHLEKQHRTVGKWIDWVWLIVLLLAAVLLFSINLGGLPLRDWDEGTVAQVAREIWHAPAGSMRWLYPTLGGEPYHNKPPLMHLLIAWAYSLGGENELTTRLPGAILTATSVPLLYCIAREIFRQRWAAIYSALIYLTMLPVVRHGRLAMLDGAMVSFLMVMMLCVLRSRRDLRYCLGVGISFGFICLTQGLLGVLLGAIAIVFLFWDTPRLLTCYYLWIAILIGILPVAGWYGAQLIRYGYTFAQIGIANPSLGRIGSVVEGNSEPPWYYVIELLKYTWPWLLFLPQTVRLTWENRNLSWAKLVMAWSGVYLLVISFMITKVPWYLFPIYPSLALAFGIQLSETENSPLLSSYPRAWVAGLAILAVAASAGSIYFSSGTTPKTDLQLIFAAVALTMTLAAILAERGDGQFLKILFWGSYISLLLLMKSNYWVWELSEAYPVKPVAAMIVRANPATRKIYTSFPYHRPSLDYYSDRIIIPASVGELEYYWHYNGQPYFLLNVSDFNNLQLESMKLIDQAEGWKLVTKDTNRL, from the coding sequence ATGCAAGAAGGAAGCTTTATTTGGAGTCATCTGGAAAAACAGCATCGCACGGTTGGCAAATGGATTGATTGGGTATGGCTAATAGTATTGCTGTTGGCAGCAGTATTACTGTTTAGCATCAATCTGGGAGGGTTGCCGCTGCGAGATTGGGATGAAGGTACTGTGGCACAGGTTGCTCGTGAAATTTGGCACGCCCCAGCAGGTTCAATGCGTTGGCTTTACCCAACGTTAGGAGGCGAACCATATCACAACAAGCCGCCTTTGATGCATTTGCTAATAGCTTGGGCTTATTCTCTAGGAGGCGAAAATGAGTTGACAACGCGCCTACCTGGAGCAATTTTAACAGCAACATCTGTACCTTTACTGTATTGCATTGCTCGAGAGATATTTCGCCAACGTTGGGCTGCTATTTATAGCGCCTTGATTTACCTAACAATGCTACCCGTGGTACGTCATGGGCGGTTAGCAATGTTAGATGGGGCGATGGTAAGTTTTTTGATGGTGATGATGTTGTGCGTGTTGCGATCGCGCCGAGATTTACGCTATTGTCTTGGTGTTGGTATTAGCTTTGGGTTTATTTGTTTAACTCAAGGACTGCTAGGTGTATTACTCGGTGCGATCGCAATTGTATTTCTGTTTTGGGATACGCCACGACTGCTCACTTGTTACTATCTCTGGATCGCAATCTTAATCGGCATTCTACCTGTAGCTGGTTGGTATGGTGCCCAACTAATTCGCTATGGTTATACTTTCGCCCAAATTGGTATTGCCAACCCATCACTAGGCCGAATTGGCTCAGTTGTAGAAGGTAATTCTGAACCACCTTGGTACTATGTGATTGAACTTCTCAAATACACATGGCCGTGGTTATTATTCTTACCACAAACTGTCCGCTTAACCTGGGAAAATCGCAACCTTAGCTGGGCAAAACTAGTAATGGCGTGGAGTGGGGTTTATCTGCTGGTAATTTCCTTCATGATTACCAAAGTTCCCTGGTATCTATTCCCGATTTACCCTAGTTTAGCTTTAGCTTTTGGTATCCAATTATCAGAAACGGAAAATTCGCCTTTACTCTCATCTTATCCCCGTGCTTGGGTTGCTGGTTTGGCAATACTTGCTGTGGCTGCTTCTGCTGGTAGTATTTATTTCAGTTCGGGTACAACACCAAAAACAGACTTACAACTGATTTTTGCCGCAGTAGCTTTAACTATGACTTTAGCAGCCATATTGGCAGAACGAGGCGACGGACAATTTCTGAAGATTTTGTTTTGGGGAAGTTATATTTCGCTGCTACTGTTAATGAAATCTAACTACTGGGTTTGGGAATTATCTGAAGCCTATCCAGTTAAACCAGTCGCCGCTATGATTGTAAGGGCAAATCCAGCGACGAGGAAGATTTACACATCTTTTCCCTACCATCGTCCCTCGTTGGATTATTATAGCGATCGCATCATAATTCCCGCTTCTGTTGGTGAACTGGAATATTATTGGCACTACAACGGCCAACCCTACTTCCTGCTTAATGTATCTGATTTCAACAATCTTCAACTAGAGTCCATGAAGCTAATTGACCAAGCTGAAGGTTGGAAGTTAGTCACAAAAGATACTAATCGGCTGTAA
- a CDS encoding AbrB family transcriptional regulator — MPKQKKIEPLLGEELLKKVKELENESKEDKAKKCGYYTVTKNGIERVNMMKFLNALIDAEGIQLDSTPSANGRGGRSASYRISVQSNGNLLIGSAYTKQMNLKPGDEFLITLGKKHIRLRQVDPEDREGDEAIEATA; from the coding sequence ATGCCTAAACAGAAAAAAATTGAACCCTTACTCGGCGAAGAACTGCTCAAAAAAGTCAAAGAGCTAGAGAACGAGAGCAAAGAAGACAAAGCTAAGAAGTGCGGCTACTATACCGTTACCAAAAATGGTATAGAACGCGTCAATATGATGAAGTTCTTAAATGCCCTAATTGATGCTGAAGGCATTCAGTTAGACAGTACACCCAGCGCTAATGGCCGTGGTGGACGTAGTGCTAGTTATAGAATTAGTGTGCAATCGAATGGTAACTTACTTATAGGTTCAGCTTATACAAAACAGATGAATCTTAAACCAGGAGATGAGTTTCTGATTACTTTAGGCAAAAAACACATTCGTCTGAGACAGGTAGATCCAGAAGATCGCGAAGGTGATGAAGCCATAGAAGCCACGGCTTAA